The genomic DNA AGCACGCCGGCATCCGCGCAGGCGGCCAGGAGTTTCTCCAGCACTGCCAGCCCGGCGGAGCCATGCCGTTCGTACAGGGCCACCTGCGGTTTCAGTGCTGCAGCGTGCTCCCCCACCGCGTCCAACACGGTGAGGGAGAAGCGCTCCAGCCCGGCGGCGTCGTCGTTCAGTTCCCAGCCAGCCAGCAGCGCCGGGTGCGGATCGATCCCGACACACAGCGCTCCGCGGCTGTCCATGGCCGCCCGCAGGCGCGCCCCGAAAGGCTGTACCGGCTCAGGCACTGGCAGCTGCCTTGAGTTTGGCGGCGTGTTCCTGCAGCGACGTGACATCCCATTCGTAGGAGCGCATGGCCTCGATGGCCTGCACGGCGGCCCCGAACTCGGACACGGTGGTCACTACCGGGCAGCCGATGGAGGTGGCTGCGGCACGGATTTCGTAGCCGTCCCCGCGGGCCTGGCCGCCCGAGGGCGTATTGACCACCAGGTTGATTTCCCCGGCAGTAATCAGGTCCGCCACGGTGCCTTCCCCGTTGGGCCCGACGCCCTCACCCACCTTGCGGACCACGGTGGCAGTGATGCCGTTGCGGCGCAGGACATCCGCCGTGCCGCCGGTGGAAAGGATCTCGAACCCGAGATCGCTCATCAGCTTCACGGGCATGATGATGGAGCGCTTGTCCCGGTTGGCTACGGAGACAAAGACCTTGCCCGCGGTGGGAAGCGCACTGTTGGCCGCTGCCTGGGACTTGGCGAAGGCCGTGTCGAAGTACTTGTCGATGCCCATGACCTCGCCGGTGGAGCGCATTTCGGGGCCGAGGAGGGAATCCACCACGGTGCCTTCGGGGGTCCGGAACCGGCTGAACGGCAGCACGGCTTCCTTCACGGCTACCGGTGCGTCCAGCGGCAGGGTGGATCCGTCGCCGGTTTCGGACAGCCGGCCGGCCGCGCGCAGCTCGGCGATGGTGACGCCGGTACCGATCAGGGCCGCTGCCTTGGCCAGCTGGACACCCGTGGCCTTGGACACGAAGGGCACGGTGCGGGAGGCCCGCGGATTGGCTTCGATGACGTAGAGGATGTCCGAGGCGAGGGCGAACTGGATGTTGATCAGGCCGCGGACGCCGACGCCGGCGGCAATCACCTGCGTGGCCTTCCGTACCCGGTCGATCACGTCGGTGCCCAGGGTGATGGGCGGCAGCACGCAGGCGGAGTCGCCGGAGTGGATGCCGGCCTCCTCGATGTGTTCCATGATCCCGCCCACGTACAGGTCGGTGCCGTCATAGAGCGCGTCGACGTCGATCTCGATCGCGTCTTCCAGGAACCGGTCCACCAGCACGGGGTGGTCAGGGGTGATCTCGGTGGCGTTGGTGATGTACCGGGAAAGGTTCTCCTCGTCATAGACAATTTCCATGCCGCGGCCGCCGAGCACATAGGAGGGGCGGACCAGCACCGGGTAGCCGATCTCGTCTGCCACCTTCTTGGCGTCTTCGAAGGACACTGCGGTGCCGTTCTTCGGGGCGGTCAGCCCGCCCTGGTCCAGCACCCGCTGGAAGGCGCCGCGGTGTTCGGCCAGGTCGATGGCCTCCGGGGAGGTGCCCAGGATCGGCACGCCGGCGTCCGCCAGGGCCTGCGCCAGCTTCAGCGGGGTCTGCCCGCCGAGCTGCACGAAAACTCCCAGCACGCCGCCGGTGCGCTGCTCGGCAGCGATCACCTCGAGGACGTCCTCCAGGGTCAGCGGTTCAAAGTAGAGCCGGTCGGAGATGTCGTAGTCGGTGGAGACCGTTTCCGGGTTGCAGTTGATCATCACGGTTTCGTGCCCGGCTTCGCGCAGGGCCATGGTGGCGTGCACGCAGGAGTAATCGAACTCGATGCCCTGCCCGATCCGGTTCGGCCCGGAGCCCAGGATGATGATGGACGGCTTGGCGTGTTCGGCCACCTCGTCCTCCTCGTCGTAGGAGGAGTAGTGGTACGGGGTGTAGGCGGCGAATTCGGCGGCGCAGGTGTCCACGGTTTTGTACACCGGGCGGACATTCAGCGCATGCCGGACACCGCGGATCACCGCTTCGGGGGTGTTGGTCAGCTTGCCGATCTGCTCGTCGGAGAAACCGTGCCGCTTGGCCAGGCGCAGGATGTCCTCGTTGACCGAGGGCGTGGCACGGATCTGTTCTGCGGTTTCATTGATCAGGGCCAGCTGGTCCAGGTACCAGGGGTCGATGCCGGTGGCTTCGTAGAGCTGTTCCACGGAGGCCCCGCCGAGCAGTGCCTGCTGGACCTGCTTCAGCCGGTCGGTGGTGGGCCGTTTTGCGGCTTCCACGAGCGCGGGCACCCCTGCCGGATCCACCGGATCGAAGGAGAGCGTGGCGCCCTTCTGCTCCAGGGAGCGCAGCGCTTTTTGCAGGGCCTCGGTGAAGTTGCGCCCAATGGCCATGGCCTCGCCCACCGACTTCATGGTGGTGGTCAGGGTCGGGTCCGCCGCCGGGAACTTCTCGAACGCGAAGCGCGGCACCTTGACCACAACGTAGTCCAGCGTCGGCTCGAAGGACGCCGGGGTCTTTTTGGTGATGTCGTTGGGAATTTCGTCCAGCGTGTAGCCCAGCGAGAGCTTGGTGGCGATCTTGGCGATGGCGAAGCCGGTGGCCTTGGACGCCAGCGCCGAGGACCGGGAGACGCGCGGGTTCATTTCGATGACGACAACGCGTCCGGTGTCCGGTTCGATGGCGAACTGGATGTTGCAGCCGCCGGTGTCCACGCCCACTTCCCGGATGACGGCGATCGCGATGTTGCGCAGTTTCTGGTACTCGCGGTCGGTCAGCGTCATGGCCGGTGCCACGGTGATGGAGTCGCCGGTGTGCACACCTACCGGGTCGAAGTTCTCGATGGAGCAGACCACCACGACGTTGTCGTTTTTGTCCCGCATCATCTCCAGCTCGTATTCCTTCCAGCCGAGGATGCTCTCTTCGAGCAGCACCTCGGAGGTGGGGCTGTACTGGATGCCGGCCCCGGCGATGCGGCGCAGGTCCTCGGCGTTGTAGGCCAGGCCGGAACCCAGCCCGCCCATGGTGAAGGAGGGACGGACCACCATCGGGTAGCCGAGCTGCTCCGCGGCGGCGAAGGCCTCGTCCATGCTGTGCACAATGATGGACTTGGCGGATTCGGCGCCGCAGCGCTCGACGACGCCCTTGAACTTCTCCCGGTCCTCACCGAGTTCGATGGCGGCGATGTTGGCGCCGATCAGCTCCACGTTGTACTTCTCCAGCACGCCGTTTTTATCCAGGGCGATGGCGGTGTTCAGCGCGGTCTGCCCGCCCAGGGTGGGCAGGACGGCGTCGGGGCGTTCCTTGGCGATGATCTTTTCGACCACCTCGGGGGTGATGGGTTCCACGTAGGTGGCGTCGGCGAACTCGGGGTCGGTCATGATGGTGGCCGGGTTGGAGTTCACGAGGATGACCCGCAGGCCCTCCTCCTTCAGGACCCGCAGGGCCTGCGTGCCGGAGTAGTCGAATTCCGCGGCCTGGCCGATCACGATGGGGCCGGAGCCGATGACCAGGACGGACTGAAGGTCGGTTCTGCGGGGCATTAGATGCTCTCCTTGTTCTTGCTGGAGGCCATAAGCTCCACGAAACGGTCAAAGAGGTAGGCGGAGTCGTGCGGTCCGGCAGCGGCTTCGGGGTGGTACTGCACGGAGAAGGCCGGGATATCCAGGCAGGCGAGGCCTTCCACCACGTTGTCGTTCAGGGACACGTGGCTCACCTCCACCCGCCCGTAGCGCTCTTCCGGTGCGGTGACGGGTCCGTCCAGCGGCGCGTCAACGGCGAAGCCGTGGTTCTGGCTGGTGATCTCCACCTTGCCGGTCCGGCGGTCGAGCACCGGCTGGTTGATGCCGCGGTGTCCGTAGCGCAGCTTGTAGGTGCCGAAGCCCAGGGCACGGCCGAGGATCTGGTTGCCGAAGCAGATGCCGAAGAACGGGATCCGGTGGTCCAGCACCTCGCGCAGCATGGCGACCTGCACGTCCGCGGTCGCCGGGTCGCCGGGTCCGTTGGACATAAACACGCCGTCCGGGTCCAGGGCCCGCAGGTCCTCGAAGGTGGTGGCGGCGGGCAGCACATGGGTGCGGATGCCCCGCTCGGCGAGGCGTACCGGGGTCATGGACTTGATGCCCAGGTCAATGGCGGCGACGGTGCCCAGCGGTTCGCCGGCCCAGCCGTGGTCGGCGGGGTCAATCACATAGGCTTCGTCCACGCTGACCTCTTCGGCCAGCCGCGCCCCTGCCATGCCCTGCTGCGCGCGGACCTCGGCAAGCAGCTCGGCGTCCGGACGCCCGGCGTCGGCACCGGAGAAAATGCCGGCCTTCATGGCGCCGCGTTCACGCAGGTGGCGGGTGACGGCGCGGGTGTCGACGCCGGAGATTCCGACCACGCCCTGTTCCGCCAGCTGTTCGTCCAGGGTGGATTCGGACCGCCAGTTGGAGGGGCGCCGGGCGGCGTCGCGCACAATGTAGCCGGCCACCCAGATGCGCCGGGACTCGGCGTCGTCGGCGTTGACGCCGGTGTTGCCGATGTGGGGTGCCGTCTGCACCACCAGCTGACGGGCGTAGGAAGGATCCGTGATGGTTTCCTGGTAGCCGGTCATGCCGGTGGCGAAGACCGCTTCACCCAGGGCTGTTCCCTGCGCGCCGTAGGCACGGCCGCGGAAGGTGCGCCCGTCCTCCAGCATCAGGACGGCGGGCGTGGGGTTGATGATCTCGTGCACTGTCACAGTTGTTCCTCGCTAGGGGTCGCCGATGCCGGCAGAAGTTTCGTGATTGCGTTTACCAGGGGTGTCTTCTCATCGGCGGCGCGGGTGCGGAAACCGGTGTCCACGCGTTTGGGGCCCAGCTGCCATGTCACGGTGACGAGTCCGTCCTTTTCAACGAACTTGCCGGCCATGCCGCGTTCCAGGCGGACGCCGATCAGGTCCCCGCGCGGGATCCACAGATCCTCCGCGCCGGAGCGGGCGAAGAGCACGCCTTCGGGGAAGACGGCGGCGGTGGCGTTGGACTTTACGCCGAGCCCGTAGAGGGCCACGCGGTCCAGCCAGTCCCCCGCACTGGTGGTCACCACGTACTGGCCCAGGGCCTGGAACGTCGGCTCCTCCAGTTCCGCGGGCAGGGCCCTGGGCCGGGGAATGTCCTGCTGCCGGCGTCGTCGGCCCCTCCAGCCCAGGGCGAACAGGCCCAGGACAAGGATGAGGAGGGCGGCCAGGCCCAGGAAGAAGTACAACAGTTCCATCAGGATTCCTTTGCGGCAACAGGGTGGGGCGTATTGAGTCTGCCGTCGCGGACCGTGGGGTGTCCGTTATAGAAGACGGTCTGCACCACTCCGGGCAGTTCCAGCCCGGCGAACGGACTGTTGCGCCCCTTGGTAGCCATCTTAGAAGGGTCCACCGTCCGCGACGCAGTCGGGTCCACCAATATGACGTTGGCCGGTTCGCCCGCTGCAATGGGCCGTCCCTGGCCGGGGACGTCACCGATCAGCGCGGGCGTAAAGGACGTGATCCGGGCGAAGTCCGCCCAGCTCATCAGTCCGGTGTCGATCATGGTGTGCTGCACTACGGACAGGGCGGTTTCCAGTCCGGTCATGCCCATGGCGGCCTGCGCCCATTCGCATTCCTTGTGCTCGCTCGGATGCGGGGCGTGGTCGGTGCCGACAATGTCGATGGTCCCGTCCGCCAGTCCGCGCCGGACGGCGTCGACGTCGGCCGCGGTGCGCAGCGGCGGGTTCACCTTGTAGACCGGGTCGTAGCTGCGCACCATCTCGTCGGTCAGGAGCAGGTGGTGCGGGGTGACTTCGGCCGTGACGCGAATGCCCTGTGCCTTGGCCCAGCGGAGGATGTCCACGGATCCTGCGGTGGAGACGTGGCAGACGTGCAGGCGCGAGCCGGTGTGGCGGGCCAGCAGTACGTCGCGGGCAATGATGGCTTCCTCGGCGACGGCGGGCCAGCCGGCCAGGCCGAGGACCGCGCTGACGTCACCCTCGTTCATCTGGGCGCCTTCGGTCAGCCGGGGCTCCTGCGCATGCTGGGCGATGACGCCGCCGAAGGCCTTGACGTATTCAAGGGCCCGGCGCATCAGCACCGGGTCCGAGACGCACATGCCGTCATCGGAGAAGACCCGGACCCGGGCCCGGGAATCCGCCATCGCGCCGAGTTCGGCCAGGCGTTCGCCGGCCAGCCCGACCGTGACGGCGCCTACGGGGCGGACATCCACCCAGCCGGCGCGTTCGCCGAGGCTCAGGACCTGTTCCACCACGCCGGCGGTGTCCGCCACCGGCATGCTGTTGGCCATGGCGTGGACGGCGGTGAAACCGCCCAGGGCTGCGGCGCGGCTGCCGGTTTCCACGGTTTCAGCGTCTTCCCTGCCGGGTTCACGCAGGTGGGTGTGCAGGTCCACCATGCCGGGCAGGGCGATCAGGCCGCTGGCGTCGATCACCTCGGCGCCGTCCGGTGCCTGTGTCTCAGCTTCCGGGCCGACGGCGGTGATGGTCCCGTTTTCCAGCAGGATGTCCGCGGTTTCGAGCCCGAGGATGGTCGCGCCGCGGATCAGGTAGGAACCGGTCGGGGACGGGTTTCCGGGGTTGCTCATCGCTTCTGCTCCTGCAGTGTACGTTCGGAGCTGCTCTCGCCGGAGAGCAGCAGGTAGAGGGCGGCCATACGGACGGAAACGCCGTTGCTGACCTGGTCCAGGATGGTGGACCGCGGGGAATCGGCGGCACGGGCTGAAATTTCCAGCCCGCGGTTCATCGGCCCCGGGTGCATGATGATCGTGTCCTCCAAGCCCAGGGTGTCGAGACGGTCCAGGCGGACGTCGTCCAGGCCCCAGCGGCGGGAGTATTCGCGGACGGACGGGAAGAAGGCGGAGTGCATGCGTTCGCCCTGCACCCGCAGCATCATCACGGCATCCGGCCGGGCGGCCAGCGCTTCATCCAGGTCATAGCTGACCGTGCACGGCCAGGACTCGACGCCGAACGGCAGCAGCGTGGGCGGGGCCACCAGGGTGACTTCCGCACCGAGGGTGCGCAGCAGCCAGAGGTCCGAACGGGCTACCCGGGAATGCAGCACGTCCCCGACAATCACCACCTTCATGCCGGCCAGGTCGGTGCCCGCCGAGTCGGTGCCGTGCAGCCTGGCCCAGTGCCGGCGCATGGTGAAGGCGTCCAGCAGGGCCTGGGTGGGGTGTTCGTGCGTACCGTCTCCGGCGTTCAGGACGGCGGCATCAATCCAGCCCGAGGTTGCCAGGCGCGCCGGTGCCCCGGAGGAACCGTGCCGGATCACCACGGCGTCGGCGCCGATGGCGGCGAGGGTCTGGGCGGTGTCCTTCAGCGATTCGCCCTTGGAGACCGAGGACCCCTTGGCGG from Arthrobacter zhangbolii includes the following:
- a CDS encoding dihydroorotase, whose product is MSNPGNPSPTGSYLIRGATILGLETADILLENGTITAVGPEAETQAPDGAEVIDASGLIALPGMVDLHTHLREPGREDAETVETGSRAAALGGFTAVHAMANSMPVADTAGVVEQVLSLGERAGWVDVRPVGAVTVGLAGERLAELGAMADSRARVRVFSDDGMCVSDPVLMRRALEYVKAFGGVIAQHAQEPRLTEGAQMNEGDVSAVLGLAGWPAVAEEAIIARDVLLARHTGSRLHVCHVSTAGSVDILRWAKAQGIRVTAEVTPHHLLLTDEMVRSYDPVYKVNPPLRTAADVDAVRRGLADGTIDIVGTDHAPHPSEHKECEWAQAAMGMTGLETALSVVQHTMIDTGLMSWADFARITSFTPALIGDVPGQGRPIAAGEPANVILVDPTASRTVDPSKMATKGRNSPFAGLELPGVVQTVFYNGHPTVRDGRLNTPHPVAAKES
- the carB gene encoding carbamoyl-phosphate synthase large subunit, whose product is MPRRTDLQSVLVIGSGPIVIGQAAEFDYSGTQALRVLKEEGLRVILVNSNPATIMTDPEFADATYVEPITPEVVEKIIAKERPDAVLPTLGGQTALNTAIALDKNGVLEKYNVELIGANIAAIELGEDREKFKGVVERCGAESAKSIIVHSMDEAFAAAEQLGYPMVVRPSFTMGGLGSGLAYNAEDLRRIAGAGIQYSPTSEVLLEESILGWKEYELEMMRDKNDNVVVVCSIENFDPVGVHTGDSITVAPAMTLTDREYQKLRNIAIAVIREVGVDTGGCNIQFAIEPDTGRVVVIEMNPRVSRSSALASKATGFAIAKIATKLSLGYTLDEIPNDITKKTPASFEPTLDYVVVKVPRFAFEKFPAADPTLTTTMKSVGEAMAIGRNFTEALQKALRSLEQKGATLSFDPVDPAGVPALVEAAKRPTTDRLKQVQQALLGGASVEQLYEATGIDPWYLDQLALINETAEQIRATPSVNEDILRLAKRHGFSDEQIGKLTNTPEAVIRGVRHALNVRPVYKTVDTCAAEFAAYTPYHYSSYDEEDEVAEHAKPSIIILGSGPNRIGQGIEFDYSCVHATMALREAGHETVMINCNPETVSTDYDISDRLYFEPLTLEDVLEVIAAEQRTGGVLGVFVQLGGQTPLKLAQALADAGVPILGTSPEAIDLAEHRGAFQRVLDQGGLTAPKNGTAVSFEDAKKVADEIGYPVLVRPSYVLGGRGMEIVYDEENLSRYITNATEITPDHPVLVDRFLEDAIEIDVDALYDGTDLYVGGIMEHIEEAGIHSGDSACVLPPITLGTDVIDRVRKATQVIAAGVGVRGLINIQFALASDILYVIEANPRASRTVPFVSKATGVQLAKAAALIGTGVTIAELRAAGRLSETGDGSTLPLDAPVAVKEAVLPFSRFRTPEGTVVDSLLGPEMRSTGEVMGIDKYFDTAFAKSQAAANSALPTAGKVFVSVANRDKRSIIMPVKLMSDLGFEILSTGGTADVLRRNGITATVVRKVGEGVGPNGEGTVADLITAGEINLVVNTPSGGQARGDGYEIRAAATSIGCPVVTTVSEFGAAVQAIEAMRSYEWDVTSLQEHAAKLKAAASA
- the carA gene encoding glutamine-hydrolyzing carbamoyl-phosphate synthase small subunit → MLEDGRTFRGRAYGAQGTALGEAVFATGMTGYQETITDPSYARQLVVQTAPHIGNTGVNADDAESRRIWVAGYIVRDAARRPSNWRSESTLDEQLAEQGVVGISGVDTRAVTRHLRERGAMKAGIFSGADAGRPDAELLAEVRAQQGMAGARLAEEVSVDEAYVIDPADHGWAGEPLGTVAAIDLGIKSMTPVRLAERGIRTHVLPAATTFEDLRALDPDGVFMSNGPGDPATADVQVAMLREVLDHRIPFFGICFGNQILGRALGFGTYKLRYGHRGINQPVLDRRTGKVEITSQNHGFAVDAPLDGPVTAPEERYGRVEVSHVSLNDNVVEGLACLDIPAFSVQYHPEAAAGPHDSAYLFDRFVELMASSKNKESI
- a CDS encoding aspartate carbamoyltransferase catalytic subunit; the encoded protein is MRHLLSTLDLSRADALAILDTAEQMAAVGEREVKKLPALRGRTVVNLFFEDSTRTRISFEAAAKRLSADVINFSAKGSSVSKGESLKDTAQTLAAIGADAVVIRHGSSGAPARLATSGWIDAAVLNAGDGTHEHPTQALLDAFTMRRHWARLHGTDSAGTDLAGMKVVIVGDVLHSRVARSDLWLLRTLGAEVTLVAPPTLLPFGVESWPCTVSYDLDEALAARPDAVMMLRVQGERMHSAFFPSVREYSRRWGLDDVRLDRLDTLGLEDTIIMHPGPMNRGLEISARAADSPRSTILDQVSNGVSVRMAALYLLLSGESSSERTLQEQKR